Below is a genomic region from Fusarium oxysporum Fo47 chromosome XI, complete sequence.
GGGAACACTGCATCGCTAGGCAACTTGAAGGTACAGCCTAGACAATCTGGTATCTGGTCGTCATCTTCTCTTGAGTCTACTGTAGTTTCCACTACTACAGACGCTTCATCCATTGGTACCACCATTATCGAGATCTCAACTACCTGAGACATCGGCTGCCTCCGAAGCGTCAACTGGCTCTGAGACATCAACGCTTGAGACCTTGACTACCGCAGTTGAATCTACAACAACGGCCCCCAACTTTACCAGTACCAGCCAAGTTTCAACAGAGACAGATGATTGCGATGACGAAACCACTACTCAGTCCACTTCTACAACGGCGCACGGTTTCACAACAATATCCGAATCAAGCTCTATCGCAACCCAATCAGAGTCTACCCTGGCCTCCGTCTCCTCCACCGCTCCATCTCAGAGCACTAGAGCAACCCAGCCTGCCGCATCAACATCTGAGTTGAGCTCATCCGCCAGCCAAAGCGAACCAGCCTCTTCATTGGCTACGGACGTTGGCTCTAAGACGACATCAAAGGGTGAATCTACtaccaccaagaccaccaaggCCATCGAGACAACCAAGTCTACCGAGACAACCGAGGCTACCGAGACCATCGAGACTACCGAGAACCAGTTGCCGACCTCTCTCACTACTCCCGTCTCCATCCCTATCTATACCAAGGCTTTCTCTTACACCAAGGTTATCCCTACCGAGACAGTAACAACTGTTACATACGTTACTGTCTGCTCAACCAACCCTGCATCTCTGACCACCACTTACGTCCCTGTGACCATCACTTATGAGCCTTGCGGATGTGATCATCAGACTTATCCACCAGTGGAGATGACTACAATTACCCTGTCATGCCATGCCTGTGGCTCTAACGGGGAGGACTTCGTTACCCTGACGATGCCCGCGGCTGCTTGCGAAAGCCCAAGCGGAAGCCACGGATAATCGACCGGCCATAACGGTTATGTGAACCCTCAGCCAACACCAGGATCACACAGCGACTTGTACCCAGGTCATGAAAATGGGCATTCATCTGTCCCCAGCCAGACACAAGGCAAGCCTCAGCCAGGATATGAGAATGGGAAGCCTTCTGTTTCGATTCATGGCTCACCAGAGCCCACCCACAACAATGGAACCTACcatcctcctgctcagcCAACTCTCTCCACATCGCAACCCGGTGCCGCAGTAATTCCTTCAGCGTCAGCACCTAACAACAAGGGTCAAGAGGCCGCCCCAACGACTCTTGCCACTGAAGCAGTAGTTACCGGCGAGGGACAGGCAGCCAAGTCGACACATGGTCTGTATCTTTCTCAGCCTGCAGAGGCACCATCCACACCGGTTATTGCTTCAGGCGCCAACAGACACCAGCTCATGGCTTGGACCTGGATGGCTGGGATCATCGGCTTGGTGATGGTTTTTGAGTAATGTGCACTAGTTGCATAACTGATGCACatatatattattcttcttgtATATATTGGTATTAAGTAACATACTAGATATAGATGTTAAATCCTTAGCTCTATTTGTTATGCAAATAGCAAAGCATAGTCTCGCGAGTATATATGCCATTTTAGGCATACTGAATAGTGCTTGATCCCAACATTAGTCCCATATCTGGCGCCCCTAGGAAATGACAGAAAACTGCAGCCTTTAGTTTCTAAGCGATGGAAGACTTCTCTCCGAGTAACTTATTTTCGTTCCCTAAGGCGAGGTTGAACTTGGCTAATTACCTTTTGCACTTGGGATCGAGGTCACAGGCCTTCTGATACCCAAGAACTACCTATAGGTCGAGACTTGTACTTGTACTAGTCGGTGTATCCTCCTACCTCATCCAAGAACTTGTAGTATCTCGGCCCTTTGGAGATCCTCCATCTCTTACCAAACAGGACCAGAGGAATAGCGGCGAGAACCGACATTAATACCATGATACCAAAGCAGGTCATGGTCCAACCATAGCCAGCGGCTTCAATGAATGGCTGAACAGAGTATGAGATGGCGAAGTTGACCATTGAGGAGCACATAGCCAGTACAACGACTAGCTCTCCAGATATCTGGGATTGTCAGTCTTATTCCTGACATGGAATGGGCTACAAAACTTACTCCAGGGAAACAGTCCATTGCATATGCAGTAGCAATCGTGCAAGCTCCCACCTGATGTGAGATCATCGCGCCGATAccgatggcgatggtgatCCAATGCGCTTCCGTCTGGGCACCCCAACCATAGAGCATGTACCCAACGGCAGCGAAGACTAAGCAAGGAACGAGAGTGTAGAGTCGCATCTCAGGTTCTTTGACACCGCCATTTCGTCGCGCCAGAGCAATAACAACTTGGTCGCTCAGTACACCGATGCTCCAACCGATTATGTCTCCCACCAAAGCGGCGAAGAATACAAGACCGGTATTGGTGGTACTGAAGTTGTAGGGCGGTTCCGTCAGGATCTcggagatggtgttgaaggaaACAATACCGGCAGTGGCCCCGAAGGCATAGATGAACGCGGCCTAGGTTTGTTGATCAGTGAAGGACAGTAGCGACTTGACGGAAATACTTACGATGACGACGTTGGGAAAGCCccagagaaagaaaggaCGGCGGAAGTATTGCCAGAAAGTTGTTTTGTTCTGAGGATACCTCACCCACGGCTTCAAGATCTGCCTGTAAGATCGCCTGGGAAACTCATCGACAATACCGTTTGCCTGACTCGGAACTGCCCTGAGCTCCAGCTTCTTTCCCACAGTAGATTTCTCCGCTGTCTCTTCATCCTTGTGAGAGGGAAGAGGGGCCGACTGCAATCCAGCAAATAGGAAACGAGGGAATAGTGTCTCCTCGAAAGAAAAGGTGAAGGCGATCAATACAAACGCAAAGATGAAGCCAACTATGTTCTGTGACCATCTCCATCCGACGGTATCGGACATGCTGCCACCAGAGATAAGACCTAGGCTGTCATGAGGTCAGTATAATGTCCCCATAGATGTTAATCACGGCTGGTCTTACATAGAGCCAAGCTGCTGAGCAAAGAGATAAACCGAGAGCATGCGACCACGCTCATGAACAAAGAACATGTCGAAGATCTACACATCAAGTTAGCGATCTTGCGAGAGCTTGTAATCGGTCAGGCACCTACAGTAAGTTGAATGATGGCTTGATACGCAGATGTCCCGATTCCGTTTACGATCATGTTGAGCATCCATTGGACTGTTCCCTCAATGGCAGCGAGCCAAAAGCCGGTGGCGAGACAGAGACATGTTGTTGCAAGGAAGACTAGCTTCCGGCCTAGGATGTTGGCAATGGGCATCCACCAAATGTTGACGAAGCCCTTGATCAGGTGAGTAGCGTGGAAGGAACGGGGGGTAAAGCTAACATACCAGTAAGAGATAATTCAAAGCGCTACCGCCGTTCATGTTTGTCAAAGAGACGCCTGTGTCTCTACTAACAGTAGTCCAAGCCGCTATTATCGTATCAATATCGATGAATGCAGAGAGGTTCCCAAGACTAACCTCCAAGAGTGTTTTCACCGAAGGAAAAGGCGCAAGCGTAAAGGGCGACGAGGAGCAGCTGGTAGTACTTCTTTCGCTTCGACCATGTCTACAGACACATTAGATGATGCGTGAAAAGCAGTGGCTCGTCTGGACGTACGAGTGGGTCGCTTCCGCAGCTGGTTGGCTGCGGAATGAGAACGATGTCAGATTGTTCAACATGATCGCTGTTCTGCAACTTGTGGTTTACTGCGGATTTTGTTAGGTATTGTCAAGACAGAAGTGCATGTGATTACATACCGTCAATGAGTTGTTCCGTTCCTGGAACCGCCTCCCGATCGATCTGCATAGCCATGATTAAGAATCCGGTGTGCTGATAGTCTCTGGTGGCTTGTTGATGAAAACGAAGTAAAGGTGCCAAGAGGGTGATTTATATGCTTCAGCGCTGGTATCTGTTGGTTGCAATCTCCGGATGATTCATTCCGAGATGGCTTATCAGTTGGTTGTTTGTTGATACCAGCTCGAATACGATCCTGAAGGTCCAAGCGACGGGGTCGATCGCCTGATAACAGCCACATCTTATAGTCGCCGAAAAGCGCCTATCTGAAATCTGGGGTAGCGACTAGTAGTGATAAAGGGCATGTTAATCTCCATCCTTACCCCGGATTTACAATGGAGCCTGATCCGTCGGGATTCACTAGTCTTTCATGAGCGTAGTCCGTTTGCGAGATGGCCATTGTCACGTAATAGCGCGGTGGAGAATGTAAAAAGATTCAGATATTGGGATAGCGGATTGGGAAATTTGCATTTTACCTTCTAAAAGTGGTAAGATCGAGGCCAACCTCAACATGATGTTGGTATCGCTCATGACGGAATATCGATGTCAGGCGATTGTTGATAACCTGCCTCGCGCTCGGCTGGACCTTCCCTGCGCTAAGCCATTAACGCTTGTCTCGATAGCTATCTTAAGGAGCTTATCAGAGGCATCTTTAGTGGATTGTCGATCGGAAGACGTCAACTTTCCTTTCGGTTTCACGCAGATAATGTTTGATTCCAAAGATTACGTGCGTCGAAGGCAAAGGTTTGCCCTCAGTAACAATCCCAGCTCTAATCAAAGAAAAGTGGAACGTTCATGGCGCAAAAGTTTCAATCATGCACCGGATCTGAGAGGGGAAAGGGAGTGACAGTAAGATTGGATAGATAGCACAAGATATCATATTATATACTATGAAGATGGTAATCATTGGTCCGAAGCACAAGACCAGGTAGATGACTACTGGTTTGTCATGATAGTCATGGGCTCCGAACCCCCCGTTCTTGAGAGAAGTCGAAAGAAAGCAATGTGATTTTAAGACATCGTCATTTGAGAATGAGTGTTTGAGACTTAGCATTTGCCCTTCTCGAGATAAGTCCTATAGAATGTTAGTATAATCTCACATTTGCAGATATCAGTGGGGGAGACTTACTCTGTGTGCCAGCTCTTGACCCGTCCCTGACCTCCGTCGGTGCACTTAGAGAtgggaagaaggaggttTTTCCGACACTCCGTGGCAGGAAGACCTTGTCGAATTCCCCACTCATTGTAGATCTCGAAGATGAACTTGCCATCACCCGAGGGCGCATCAACACACTTTGCCCTCTTCTCACCAATGTTGTAAACCCCTTGAGCGCCGTTGCTGCACCACTCGGTGGCAGCCTTcgcagcagcaaccttgTTACTTCCCCAAGGAAGAATATCCTCATTGACATAGCAAGCAGCGGTCTCAGGGTACTCAAAGCCAATGGTGCGGACGCAAACGTTGGCATCAGCCCAGAGGCTGAGGCAGTCCTTGCCGACGGTGGGGTTCCATTCCTTGAACTGGTCAAAGGAGATGCCGAATTGGGCGGAGATGATGAGGCAGTTGTCGCCAGGCTTGACGTAGTAGAAGGCGTCGCAGTCGTCGACCATGCCGGGCTGGATGGGGAGGGGAGTGGTGATGCCGTTGTCGCCCTTGATGGACTCAATGGCTgtggccttcttggctgtaGCGCTGGGACCGGCTGCGAGGACACCTGCGCTAGTGGAGAGAAGGGTTGTGATGGTAGAGAACTTCATTTTGACGGTGAAGCTGGTGATATTGAACTCTTCGTATGATTTTTGTCTAAATGGCTGATTGAGCTTGAGAGATTGTCTATTCACGGAAATCTCTCTGCTTTATATAGATTTTCATCATGAGTATTATCCTCCGATTCAACCTCGCCAAGCAAAAGATATTTCTCAAAAACTATACCCATCCCATTCTCACAGCACTAATGCAGGGCAAATTAGGCTGCTGCCTCCCGCGCCGACAAAAAGTCCCCTGAAAATCACATTCTCACCAATAACGACCATCGCCAAGGTTGGGTTGGTTCGTTTGTAGAAGTAACCGAACGTCTTGGCATGAGGCGCGGAGCGGCACAGGTGGATCGGATAAATATTTCCGCTTCCCGAATGACTCGAAAAGTCGTATCATTAGAGCCCTATGAGGCCTAAGGCTGACGCCGAGGGTCCGGAGAATTCTTTCACGATGTGGAGAGTTGAAGTGTTTTTTGCGGTGTGAAAAGAATGATGCTACTGTTATGACCCCACTAGGGTCGGAGATTTCCTGGTTGGGAAGGC
It encodes:
- a CDS encoding major facilitator superfamily domain-containing protein, which codes for MAMQIDREAVPGTEQLIDVNHKLQNSDHVEQSDIVLIPQPTSCGSDPLTWSKRKKYYQLLLVALYACAFSFGENTLGAAWTTVSRDTGVSLTNMNGGSALNYLLLGFVNIWWMPIANILGRKLVFLATTCLCLATGFWLAAIEGTVQWMLNMIVNGIGTSAYQAIIQLTIFDMFFVHERGRMLSVYLFAQQLGSILGLISGGSMSDTVGWRWSQNIVGFIFAFVLIAFTFSFEETLFPRFLFAGLQSAPLPSHKDEETAEKSTVGKKLELRAVPSQANGIVDEFPRRSYRQILKPWVRYPQNKTTFWQYFRRPFFLWGFPNVVIAAFIYAFGATAGIVSFNTISEILTEPPYNFSTTNTGLVFFAALVGDIIGWSIGVLSDQVVIALARRNGGVKEPEMRLYTLVPCLVFAAVGYMLYGWGAQTEAHWITIAIGIGAMISHQVGACTIATAYAMDCFPGISGELVVVLAMCSSMVNFAISYSVQPFIEAAGYGWTMTCFGIMVLMSVLAAIPLVLFGKRWRISKGPRYYKFLDEVGGYTD